The following is a genomic window from Hydrogenobaculum sp. Y04AAS1.
CCAAGAGGGTCATCTTCGTGTAAATCGTACCCGGCACTTATCAATAGTATGTCTGGTTTAAAAGCTCTAAAACTTCCCAAAAATTTTGTCTGGTACACCTCAATATAAGTTTCATCGCCAGTACCAGCTCTTAGCGGCACATTCAACGTGGTGCCAAAACCTTCTCCAAAACCTCTCTCGTCTGCTGCACCGGTGCCTGGATAAAAAGGGTAGCAATGGGTAGAGAACAAAAACACAGAACCGTCCTCGTAAAAAGTATGCTGTGTACCGTTTGGATGATGCACGTCAAAATCTGCTATATAAACCTTCTTATATCCAAGGTTTTGGGCTTTTCTTGCGCCTATGGCTACGTTGTTAAAAATACAAAAACCCATCGCCTTAGCATATTCAGCGTGATGACCAGGTGGTCTTACCAAGCAAAAAGCAGCTTCTTGTTTAGCGTCTTTTATATCTTCTATAGCCTTTAAAATAGCACCGGCTACCATCATTGCAGCATCGTAGCTATGTTGATA
Proteins encoded in this region:
- a CDS encoding histone deacetylase; translation: MKTALYYDDIYLLHDEPKHPENANRLKVALEYIYKSDIKNILSFEKPRKATVEEVSKIHDTYYIQEIYEFCKKGGGYLDPDTYAYQHSYDAAMMVAGAILKAIEDIKDAKQEAAFCLVRPPGHHAEYAKAMGFCIFNNVAIGARKAQNLGYKKVYIADFDVHHPNGTQHTFYEDGSVFLFSTHCYPFYPGTGAADERGFGEGFGTTLNVPLRAGTGDETYIEVYQTKFLGSFRAFKPDILLISAGYDLHEDDPLGPMRVTSQSIKEITSILIDAAKELNIPVVATLEGGYNYNATAQGILDTIFNMVNA